The window TTCGACGTCACGCGCACGGACAACGACCACGTCGGCTTCGGTGGGGGTGGGGTGCACTACTGCCTGGGCGCGCACGTCGCGAAGGTGCAGCTGCGCTCGATCTTCCGGGAGCTGCTGTTCCGGGTGCCCGACCTGCAGGTGGGGGAGCCGGAGTACCTGGTCTCGAACTTCATCCACGGCATCAAGCGGATGCCGGCCACCTTCACGCCGGCCTGAGCGCCGGATTCTCAGGAGACCACTCATGCCTGGATTCGCCAGCGCCGAGGAGATGCACCGCTACATCGGCAGCGTGTTCGAGGACGCCCTGGCCGACCCCGACCTCGGCGACAAGATGGCCGCGACCGGTCTGGTGCTGCGCGTGCACTGCACCGAGCCCGAGTGCGACCTGATTATCGACCTGCCCAGCAAGAAGGTAATCCCCGGCACCGACGGCCCCGCGCCCGACGCGACCATGTCGATGTCCACCGAGACCGCCAACGCCTACTGGCAGGGCAAGGTCAACCTGCCCTTCGCCATGGCGCGCGGCAAGGTCAAGGTCGAGGGCCAGCTGACCAAGCTGCTCCAGCTCGCCCCCCTGACCCGCAAGCTCTTCCCCGGCTACGTCGAGCGGCTGAAGGCCGACGGACGCGAGGACCTCGTTGTCAGCTGACCGGGCTGCTTCCGTCGCAGCACTGCCGTCGCCGCCGCGCACCGACGTCGTCACGGACCCCGTCGGTGCGT of the Sporichthya polymorpha DSM 43042 genome contains:
- a CDS encoding SCP2 sterol-binding domain-containing protein, producing MPGFASAEEMHRYIGSVFEDALADPDLGDKMAATGLVLRVHCTEPECDLIIDLPSKKVIPGTDGPAPDATMSMSTETANAYWQGKVNLPFAMARGKVKVEGQLTKLLQLAPLTRKLFPGYVERLKADGREDLVVS